Proteins from one Catenuloplanes atrovinosus genomic window:
- a CDS encoding ABC transporter permease, with amino-acid sequence MRSRLLARDVLRLGTTGLRARPARAVLSALGIAIGIAAMVSVIGISASGQARLNEELARLGTNLLTAKAGRDLTGQQVTLAADAAGKVAMMDGVESVGSTAALTEPVYRSPLSDPAETGGITTMVADLGLLDVVAGTVRTGDWLNEATARFPGVVLGASAARRLGVVSPGSQVWLGGAFFTVLGVLDPVPLAPELDGAALIGAGVATERFGFDGRPTTLYERSAEEAVERVRPLLARTISPQAPNEVDVSRPSDALAAKNAADRAFTGLLIGIGSVALLVGGIGVANTMIISVLERRREIGLRRSLGATRRHVLVQFLAEALLLSALGGVCGCALGAAVTGGMALISGTPFALPPVALVTAVAATLVIGAVAGFYPALRAARTPPTSALNS; translated from the coding sequence ATGAGATCCCGGCTGCTCGCCCGTGACGTGCTCCGGCTCGGCACCACCGGCCTGCGGGCCCGGCCCGCGCGGGCCGTGCTGTCCGCGCTGGGCATCGCGATCGGCATCGCCGCCATGGTGTCGGTAATCGGCATCTCCGCGTCCGGCCAGGCCCGGCTGAACGAGGAACTGGCCCGGCTCGGTACGAACCTGCTCACCGCGAAGGCCGGCCGGGACCTGACCGGGCAGCAGGTCACGCTGGCCGCCGACGCCGCCGGCAAGGTGGCCATGATGGACGGCGTCGAGTCGGTCGGCAGCACCGCGGCGCTGACCGAGCCGGTGTACCGCAGCCCGCTCTCCGACCCGGCCGAGACGGGCGGCATCACCACGATGGTGGCGGATCTGGGGCTGCTCGACGTGGTGGCCGGGACGGTCCGGACCGGCGACTGGCTCAACGAGGCGACCGCGCGCTTCCCCGGCGTGGTGCTCGGCGCGTCCGCGGCCCGCCGGCTCGGCGTGGTGTCACCGGGCTCCCAGGTGTGGCTGGGCGGCGCGTTCTTCACGGTGCTCGGCGTCCTGGACCCGGTGCCGCTGGCGCCGGAGCTGGACGGTGCCGCGCTGATCGGCGCCGGGGTGGCGACCGAGCGCTTCGGCTTCGACGGCCGGCCGACCACGCTCTACGAGCGGTCCGCGGAGGAGGCCGTGGAGCGGGTGCGGCCGCTGCTGGCCCGCACCATCTCGCCGCAGGCCCCGAACGAGGTGGACGTGTCGCGCCCGTCGGACGCGCTCGCCGCGAAGAACGCCGCCGATCGGGCGTTCACCGGGCTGTTGATCGGTATCGGCTCGGTCGCGCTGCTGGTCGGCGGCATCGGCGTGGCGAACACGATGATCATCTCGGTGCTGGAGCGCCGCCGGGAGATCGGACTGCGGCGGTCGCTCGGCGCCACCCGGCGGCACGTGCTGGTCCAGTTCCTGGCGGAGGCACTGTTGCTGTCCGCGCTCGGCGGCGTCTGCGGCTGCGCCCTCGGCGCCGCCGTCACCGGCGGGATGGCGCTGATCAGCGGCACCCCGTTCGCCCTCCCACCGGTCGCCCTGGTCACCGCGGTCGCGGCGACACTGGTGATCGGCGCGGTGGCCGGCTTCTACCCGGCGCTCCGGGCGGCGCGCACGCCGCCGACGTCCGCGTTGAACTCGTAG
- a CDS encoding ABC transporter ATP-binding protein, with translation MSTIVSLEDVERAYGEPPVLACAGVSLSIEEGELVAIVGPSGSGKSTLLNIIGTLDRPTAGVARIDGRDVAGLDDRGLSALRAYRIGFVFQQFHLAEGVTAVDNVADGLLYTGVRLAERRRRAVAALERVGLGHRLDHRPHQLSGGERQRVAIARAVIGDPPLLLADEPTGNLDSVSGAAVVELLHELNRQGTTIVVITHDTGLAERLPRRIVVQDGRVIG, from the coding sequence ATGAGCACGATCGTCTCCCTGGAGGACGTGGAGCGCGCGTACGGCGAGCCGCCCGTGCTGGCCTGCGCGGGCGTCTCGCTCAGCATCGAGGAGGGTGAGCTGGTCGCGATCGTCGGCCCGAGCGGCTCCGGCAAGTCCACGTTGCTCAACATCATCGGCACGCTCGACCGGCCCACCGCGGGCGTGGCGCGGATCGACGGCCGGGACGTCGCCGGCCTCGACGACCGCGGGCTGTCGGCGCTGCGCGCGTACCGGATCGGTTTCGTCTTTCAGCAGTTCCACCTGGCGGAGGGCGTGACCGCGGTCGACAACGTCGCGGACGGCCTGCTCTACACCGGGGTGCGGCTCGCCGAGCGCCGCCGGCGCGCGGTCGCCGCGCTGGAGCGCGTCGGGCTCGGCCATCGGCTGGACCACCGCCCGCATCAGCTCTCCGGCGGCGAACGGCAGCGGGTCGCGATCGCCCGCGCGGTCATCGGCGACCCGCCGCTGCTGCTCGCGGACGAGCCGACCGGCAACCTCGATTCGGTCTCCGGCGCCGCGGTGGTCGAGCTGCTCCACGAGCTGAACCGGCAGGGGACCACCATCGTGGTCATCACGCACGACACCGGGCTGGCCGAGCGGCTGCCCCGCCGGATCGTGGTCCAGGACGGCCGGGTGATCGGATGA
- a CDS encoding peptidoglycan-binding protein, with the protein MRRRTLIRLAAGGAVAVGAGVGLRAARDFGEARPAATPRFDGATEPIVRGDLEGSTAAAGTLRYAGERTVQAAGAGTLTGLPAPGSVVRLGGRLFAVDNVPVPLLHGTLPAWRDFEFGMADGPDVEQLEHGLRRLGHLRDAPGPTFTWVTANAIDAWQKATGLERTGRLPLGSVLFADGDLRVGTATARVGDRVGPGAGLYAATSTTQIVEVDLKLADQRLAVTGTEVGIRLPGGATTEGRISSVGTPTESAGQEPPQTVIPVVVTLSDPKAAASLQQASVTVTLPSDRREDVLSVPVGALLAIDERRFGVEIVGDDGTARRTPVTTGLFAGGRVEVSGEGLAAGQRVVVPRR; encoded by the coding sequence ATGCGGCGCCGCACACTGATCCGGCTCGCCGCGGGCGGTGCCGTGGCGGTCGGCGCGGGGGTCGGGCTGCGGGCCGCGCGGGACTTCGGCGAGGCGCGGCCGGCCGCCACCCCCCGCTTCGACGGCGCCACCGAGCCGATCGTCCGCGGCGACCTGGAGGGCAGCACGGCCGCGGCCGGCACGCTGCGCTACGCCGGCGAGCGGACCGTCCAGGCGGCCGGTGCCGGCACGCTGACCGGCCTGCCCGCGCCCGGTTCGGTGGTACGCCTCGGCGGCCGGCTCTTCGCGGTGGACAACGTGCCGGTGCCGCTGCTGCACGGGACGCTTCCCGCGTGGCGCGACTTCGAGTTCGGCATGGCGGACGGCCCGGACGTGGAGCAACTGGAGCACGGGCTGCGCCGGCTCGGGCACCTGCGGGACGCGCCGGGGCCCACGTTCACCTGGGTGACCGCGAACGCGATCGACGCGTGGCAGAAGGCGACCGGCCTGGAGCGTACCGGCCGGTTGCCGCTCGGTTCGGTGCTCTTCGCGGACGGCGACCTGCGCGTCGGCACCGCGACGGCCCGGGTGGGCGACCGGGTCGGCCCGGGCGCCGGCCTCTACGCCGCGACCAGCACCACCCAGATCGTCGAGGTCGACCTGAAGCTCGCCGACCAGCGCCTCGCGGTGACCGGCACCGAGGTCGGCATCCGGCTCCCCGGCGGGGCCACCACCGAGGGCAGGATCTCCTCGGTCGGTACGCCGACGGAGTCGGCGGGGCAGGAGCCGCCGCAGACCGTGATCCCGGTGGTGGTCACGCTCTCCGACCCGAAGGCCGCCGCGTCGCTCCAGCAGGCGTCGGTGACCGTCACGCTGCCGAGCGACCGGCGGGAGGACGTGCTGTCCGTACCGGTCGGTGCGCTGCTGGCCATCGACGAGCGGCGGTTCGGGGTGGAGATCGTCGGCGACGACGGCACGGCCCGCCGGACGCCGGTGACCACCGGGCTGTTCGCCGGCGGCCGGGTGGAGGTCTCCGGCGAGGGACTGGCGGCCGGTCAGCGCGTGGTGGTGCCGCGCCGATGA
- a CDS encoding response regulator transcription factor, with the protein MRVLIVEDEPYLADAIRTGLRRATIAADVVHDGGSALEAVTANDYDVVVLDRDLPGVHGDDVCARIASDHPRLRVLMLTAARTLGDRVAGFELGADDYLAKPFEFPELVARLRALERRIQPARPPVIESHGVRLDPFRREVYRDGRLVRLSPKEFAVLQVLMNAAGGVLSTETLLEKAWDANADPFTNTPRVTISHLRKRLGEPWVIRTVPGVGYRFGE; encoded by the coding sequence ATGCGCGTCCTGATCGTCGAAGATGAGCCGTACCTCGCCGACGCCATCCGCACCGGCCTGCGCCGGGCGACCATCGCCGCCGACGTCGTGCACGACGGGGGGTCCGCGCTGGAGGCGGTCACGGCGAACGACTACGACGTGGTGGTGCTCGACCGCGACCTGCCCGGCGTGCACGGCGACGACGTGTGCGCCCGGATCGCGTCCGACCACCCGCGCCTGCGCGTGCTGATGCTCACCGCCGCGCGGACGCTCGGCGACCGGGTGGCCGGCTTCGAGCTGGGCGCGGACGACTACCTGGCCAAGCCGTTCGAGTTTCCGGAACTGGTCGCGCGCCTCCGTGCGCTGGAGCGGCGCATCCAGCCGGCCCGCCCGCCCGTGATCGAGTCCCACGGGGTACGCCTGGACCCGTTCCGGCGTGAGGTGTACCGCGACGGCCGGCTGGTCCGGCTCAGCCCGAAGGAGTTCGCGGTGCTCCAGGTACTGATGAACGCCGCGGGCGGGGTCCTCAGCACGGAGACCCTGCTGGAGAAGGCCTGGGACGCCAACGCGGACCCGTTCACCAACACGCCGCGGGTGACCATCTCGCACCTGCGCAAGCGTCTCGGCGAACCGTGGGTGATCCGGACCGTGCCGGGCGTGGGCTACCGGTTCGGGGAGTGA
- a CDS encoding sensor histidine kinase has translation MLRLTIRTRLTLTYSALVTGCAVALAAAVYLFMRYVPVYQIEAAERVVVPASPIGGVSAPRERLPDAIAIYDSSDFLDTLLLASAGALVLLISTGVLAAWLVSGRIVKPLAVINAAATRAATGTLDHRVALPGPRDEIRDLSDTFDRMLASLERAFAAHRRFAANASHELTTPLATTKTMLDVALDDPATDAGAFRRLAERLREVNRANIETVNALLDLANAQSGSLTRTEIDLCALIGDVVTGLMPEATAAGITLIGPAPDRDASPAALGDPILLRQAVSNLVRNAVRHNHPGGHAVVQLHATRVTVTNTGPVIPRAVVGTLVEPFVRGGGRTLTRDSGHGLGLAIVAAVATAHDATLTLHPNPTGGLTVHLTLPEACRDARRSPVHRTS, from the coding sequence GTGCTCCGGCTGACCATCCGCACCCGGCTCACCCTCACCTACTCCGCGCTGGTCACCGGGTGCGCGGTCGCGCTGGCCGCCGCCGTCTACCTGTTCATGCGGTACGTCCCCGTCTACCAGATCGAGGCGGCCGAGCGGGTCGTCGTGCCCGCGTCCCCGATCGGCGGCGTGTCTGCGCCGCGGGAGCGCCTGCCCGACGCGATCGCCATCTACGACTCCTCGGATTTCCTCGACACGCTGCTGCTGGCCTCCGCCGGCGCGCTCGTCCTGCTGATCTCGACCGGCGTGCTGGCCGCCTGGCTCGTCTCCGGCCGCATCGTGAAACCGCTCGCGGTCATCAACGCCGCCGCGACCCGCGCCGCGACCGGCACGCTGGATCACCGCGTCGCGCTGCCCGGCCCACGCGACGAGATCCGCGACCTCTCCGACACGTTCGACCGCATGCTCGCCTCACTGGAACGCGCCTTCGCCGCCCACCGCCGCTTCGCGGCCAACGCCTCGCACGAGCTGACCACGCCGCTCGCCACCACGAAGACCATGCTGGACGTCGCCCTCGACGACCCCGCCACCGACGCCGGCGCGTTCCGCCGGCTCGCCGAGCGGCTCCGCGAGGTCAACCGCGCGAACATCGAGACCGTGAACGCGCTGCTCGACCTCGCCAACGCGCAGAGCGGCAGCCTGACCCGTACCGAGATCGATCTGTGCGCGCTGATCGGCGACGTCGTCACCGGCCTCATGCCCGAGGCCACCGCGGCCGGCATCACCCTCATCGGCCCCGCCCCGGACCGGGACGCGTCCCCGGCCGCCCTGGGCGACCCGATCCTCCTCCGTCAGGCCGTCTCCAACCTCGTCCGCAACGCCGTCCGCCACAACCACCCGGGCGGTCACGCCGTGGTCCAGTTGCACGCCACCCGCGTCACCGTCACCAACACCGGCCCGGTCATCCCCCGGGCCGTCGTCGGCACCCTGGTCGAGCCGTTCGTGCGCGGCGGCGGTCGCACCCTCACCCGCGACTCCGGCCACGGCCTCGGACTGGCCATCGTCGCCGCCGTCGCCACCGCACACGACGCCACGCTCACCCTCCACCCCAACCCCACCGGCGGCCTGACCGTTCACCTGACGCTCCCGGAGGCCTGCCGCGACGCCCGTCGATCGCCCGTCCACCGGACGTCATGA
- a CDS encoding MFS transporter, which produces MDATTRHTALGRLVPALLVSHVGYYIAVITPVQLLLTLKLTAIAGGAATGVFGVVAGLGALAALISHPIAGRISDRTGSRFGRRRVWILAGAITGAAALALVGLSTTVWQVALLWCAAQTLLTLQAAATSAVVADQVPADRRGGVSGLIGMTLAVGPLAGLALANGFPAGSAAQWTAVAVATAIAGVVTVLLLRDAPAQVVAEPWGVPALVRTFWIDPRRYPAFGWACLVRLLVTCAFAGNTYYAFYLLQRFGVTQERLGPLVLRLTLLSIVMIAVTSVVVGHLSDVTGRQKPFVVFTVLVGAVGLVTLAVAPSLPYVFVSAALLGTGTGAFVAVDLAMCVRLLPSGIDAGRDMAIAGTAGSLPQSLVPFLAPPLLALGGYPALFLSLAVLGLLGLAALRRVPEAGREREAPAALADRPV; this is translated from the coding sequence GTGGACGCGACGACACGGCACACGGCGCTCGGGCGGCTCGTCCCGGCGCTGCTGGTCTCGCACGTGGGCTACTACATCGCGGTGATCACGCCCGTACAGCTGCTGCTCACCCTGAAGCTGACCGCGATCGCCGGCGGCGCCGCCACCGGGGTCTTCGGCGTCGTCGCCGGCCTCGGCGCGCTGGCCGCGCTGATCAGCCACCCGATCGCGGGGCGGATCAGCGACCGGACCGGGTCGCGGTTCGGCCGCCGGCGCGTCTGGATCCTCGCCGGCGCGATCACCGGCGCCGCCGCGCTCGCGCTGGTCGGCCTCTCCACCACGGTGTGGCAGGTCGCGTTGCTGTGGTGCGCCGCGCAGACGCTGCTCACCCTCCAGGCCGCCGCGACCAGCGCGGTCGTCGCGGACCAGGTGCCGGCGGACCGCCGGGGCGGTGTCTCCGGGCTGATCGGCATGACGCTCGCGGTCGGCCCGCTCGCCGGCCTCGCGCTGGCGAACGGCTTCCCGGCCGGCTCCGCGGCACAGTGGACCGCGGTGGCCGTGGCGACCGCGATCGCCGGCGTCGTCACGGTGCTGCTGCTGCGCGACGCGCCCGCGCAGGTGGTGGCCGAGCCGTGGGGCGTACCCGCGCTGGTGCGCACCTTCTGGATCGACCCTCGCCGGTATCCGGCGTTCGGCTGGGCGTGCCTGGTCCGGCTCCTGGTCACCTGCGCGTTCGCGGGGAACACCTACTACGCGTTCTACCTGCTGCAGCGGTTCGGGGTGACCCAGGAGCGGCTCGGGCCGCTGGTGCTGCGGCTGACCCTGCTGTCGATCGTCATGATCGCGGTGACCAGCGTGGTCGTCGGCCACCTGTCCGACGTGACCGGCCGGCAGAAGCCGTTCGTGGTGTTCACCGTCCTGGTCGGCGCCGTCGGCCTGGTCACGCTCGCCGTCGCGCCGTCGCTGCCGTACGTCTTCGTCTCCGCCGCGCTGCTCGGCACCGGCACCGGCGCGTTCGTCGCCGTCGACCTGGCGATGTGTGTGCGCCTGCTGCCGAGCGGCATCGATGCCGGCCGCGACATGGCGATCGCCGGCACCGCGGGCTCACTGCCCCAGTCGCTGGTCCCGTTCCTCGCCCCGCCGCTGCTCGCACTCGGCGGTTACCCGGCCTTGTTCCTCTCCCTCGCGGTCCTCGGCCTGCTCGGCCTCGCCGCGCTGCGACGGGTGCCGGAGGCCGGCCGGGAGCGGGAGGCGCCGGCCGCGCTCGCGGACCGACCGGTCTGA
- a CDS encoding LysR family transcriptional regulator: MAELTLLGLRVTVEVARWGSFTGAARSLGYTQSAISRQISVVEAAVGSPVFEREARGVRPTPAGRVLLRHAEQVLAQLEAAGREMAGLRDQLAGHLTVTAYPTAAASVVPRAIRRLRAEHPALTAAVWEVSSPAQVLRLRAGGTDVAVMASGPGLPDYDLDGLRVERVRTRRALGVAISIDHPLAGRDEVDIDDLAGEAWIVGVGREGEPQFGPWPTLAEPRVAGQAYGWPARLGLVAAGIGVTVMPAMAADIVPAGVKWLAVTDPKLVHRRDTLIVTPANRSAGAAALVGALKDELVTFTVPS, translated from the coding sequence ATGGCTGAGTTGACGCTGCTGGGACTGCGCGTGACGGTGGAGGTGGCCCGCTGGGGCTCCTTCACCGGCGCGGCCCGCTCGCTGGGCTACACCCAGTCCGCGATTTCACGTCAGATCAGCGTCGTCGAGGCCGCGGTCGGCAGCCCGGTGTTCGAGCGGGAGGCGCGCGGCGTGCGGCCCACGCCGGCCGGCCGCGTGCTGTTGCGGCACGCCGAACAGGTGCTGGCCCAGTTGGAGGCCGCCGGGCGGGAGATGGCCGGCCTGCGTGACCAACTCGCCGGCCATCTGACCGTCACGGCGTACCCGACCGCCGCCGCGAGCGTCGTGCCGCGTGCGATCCGCCGGCTGCGGGCGGAACACCCGGCGCTCACCGCGGCGGTGTGGGAGGTGAGCAGTCCCGCCCAGGTGCTGCGGCTGCGCGCGGGCGGCACCGATGTGGCCGTGATGGCGTCCGGCCCCGGGCTGCCGGACTACGACCTGGACGGCCTGCGCGTCGAACGGGTCCGCACGAGGCGCGCGCTCGGCGTCGCCATCAGCATCGATCATCCGCTGGCCGGCCGCGACGAGGTGGACATCGACGACCTCGCCGGTGAGGCCTGGATAGTCGGCGTGGGCCGGGAGGGCGAACCGCAGTTCGGGCCGTGGCCCACGCTCGCCGAGCCGAGGGTCGCGGGCCAGGCGTACGGCTGGCCGGCCCGGCTCGGCCTGGTCGCCGCCGGCATCGGCGTGACGGTCATGCCCGCGATGGCCGCCGACATCGTCCCGGCCGGGGTGAAGTGGCTGGCGGTCACCGACCCGAAGCTCGTGCACCGGCGGGACACGCTCATCGTGACCCCGGCGAACCGGTCCGCGGGCGCCGCCGCGCTCGTCGGCGCGCTGAAGGACGAACTGGTCACGTTCACGGTGCCGTCCTGA
- a CDS encoding AraC family transcriptional regulator, whose protein sequence is MRTDAGPGRPLASSAGLGWRTVRAGLCADPAQLEEFVAPASPELVMIMVVTGRYTIESRQARGWRAAEYAPGSVAVNAPGRQSVFRWRSSGQASLESLHVGFPAAVLHQTLDDLDVAHDDAERLDTLSLDDPYVSASLSALHRALDAGAAGLYADMVGESLLTHLVYTGVAGAAQRARIAADPGSLGPRELARVVDYMHERIADTIQLDELAGLVNISKFHFLRMFTRATGLTPHRYLTRLRLQRAAGLLRNSGLSVQRIAMACGYTSASRFAAAFRRQYGVSPAGYRR, encoded by the coding sequence GTGCGCACCGACGCCGGCCCGGGCCGTCCGCTGGCGTCCAGCGCCGGACTGGGCTGGCGGACCGTCCGCGCCGGCCTGTGCGCGGACCCCGCGCAGCTGGAGGAGTTCGTCGCGCCCGCCTCGCCGGAACTCGTCATGATCATGGTGGTGACCGGCCGGTACACGATCGAGAGCAGGCAGGCCCGGGGCTGGCGCGCGGCCGAGTACGCCCCCGGGTCCGTGGCGGTGAACGCCCCCGGCCGGCAGAGCGTCTTCCGGTGGCGCTCCTCCGGCCAGGCGAGCCTGGAGTCGCTGCACGTCGGGTTCCCCGCGGCGGTGCTCCACCAGACGCTGGACGACCTCGACGTGGCCCACGACGACGCCGAACGGCTCGACACGCTGTCCCTCGACGATCCGTACGTGTCGGCGTCGCTGTCGGCGCTGCACCGCGCGCTCGACGCCGGCGCGGCCGGGCTCTACGCCGACATGGTCGGCGAGTCGCTGCTGACCCACCTGGTCTACACCGGCGTGGCCGGTGCGGCGCAGCGTGCCCGGATCGCGGCGGATCCGGGCTCACTGGGCCCGCGGGAGCTGGCCCGGGTCGTCGACTACATGCACGAACGCATCGCGGACACCATCCAGCTGGATGAGCTGGCCGGGCTGGTGAACATCAGCAAGTTCCACTTCCTGCGGATGTTCACCAGGGCGACCGGGCTCACCCCGCATCGCTATCTCACCCGCCTCCGGCTGCAGCGCGCGGCCGGTCTGCTGCGCAACAGCGGCCTGAGCGTCCAGCGGATCGCGATGGCCTGCGGCTACACCAGCGCCAGCCGTTTCGCGGCGGCGTTCCGGCGGCAGTACGGCGTGTCCCCGGCCGGCTATCGGCGTTGA
- a CDS encoding DUF1330 domain-containing protein — MSVFLVIEVEHSDAERFREYERQAQPIAFRFGAELVARDENPLLVERDDKPTLSVILRFPDKAAVEGYFAAADYAPLRRFRQSFATARAIAIEA; from the coding sequence ATGAGCGTCTTTCTGGTGATCGAGGTGGAGCACTCCGACGCGGAGAGGTTCCGCGAGTACGAGCGGCAGGCCCAGCCGATCGCGTTCCGGTTCGGGGCCGAGTTGGTCGCCCGGGACGAGAACCCGCTGCTCGTCGAGCGCGACGACAAGCCGACGCTGAGCGTGATCCTCCGGTTCCCGGACAAGGCGGCGGTCGAGGGCTACTTCGCCGCGGCCGACTACGCGCCGCTGCGGCGGTTCCGCCAGTCGTTCGCCACCGCCCGCGCCATCGCGATCGAGGCCTGA
- a CDS encoding FAD-dependent oxidoreductase: MATGDRARSAAARFAGIASAAAPAGPRTPLGRAVVLGGSIAGLMAARVLSEHAREVLIVERDDLDALNVSDARMAADPDAVGSRPGVPQSGQLHALLPAGQVQLGRWFPGFAEQAWAAGAVNPPRTAVRLHLNGRLNRTVPPEPGAEGTFASRAFLEALIRNRVLGLPNVRARHGRADGLLLHGDAVTGVRVRPDGGGAVADERADLVVDCTGRSSRINDWLEAYGYPRAPMRRIGIKLNYATARIPRPAGPDVWIATSVVTPGPGRTARLGFFTPIEHDRWSLLVAGYGDDRPGRDPADFLRRVRSLPPEFGAAVGDPGEVGEIATYHQADSRRRDFHLLDRFPARLLVAGDAVASLNPAYGHGMSAAMLHASCLSAYLRSGPDLTRPARSYFADVALVVDAAWQNSAMIDVALPHVDGPYPRGYRAAAWFSDRVVEAARRDPRINREVSLVSSLLAHPAALSRPSFLLRVLTA, encoded by the coding sequence GTGGCGACTGGTGATCGCGCAAGGTCGGCGGCCGCTCGCTTCGCCGGCATCGCCTCGGCGGCGGCCCCGGCCGGGCCGCGGACCCCGCTCGGGCGGGCGGTCGTGCTCGGCGGCAGCATCGCCGGGCTGATGGCGGCCCGCGTGCTCAGCGAGCACGCGCGCGAGGTGCTGATCGTCGAGCGCGACGACCTGGACGCGCTGAACGTCTCCGACGCGCGGATGGCCGCCGACCCGGACGCGGTCGGCAGCCGGCCGGGGGTGCCGCAGAGCGGGCAGCTGCACGCGCTGCTCCCGGCCGGGCAGGTGCAGTTGGGGCGGTGGTTCCCCGGCTTCGCGGAGCAGGCGTGGGCCGCCGGCGCGGTGAACCCGCCCCGCACCGCGGTACGCCTCCATCTCAACGGGCGGCTGAACCGCACCGTGCCGCCGGAGCCGGGCGCCGAGGGCACGTTCGCCAGCCGCGCGTTCCTCGAGGCGCTGATCCGCAACCGGGTCCTCGGGCTGCCGAACGTGCGCGCCCGGCACGGCCGGGCCGACGGCCTGCTGCTGCACGGCGACGCGGTCACCGGCGTGCGCGTGCGGCCGGACGGCGGCGGCGCCGTCGCCGACGAGCGGGCCGACCTGGTCGTCGACTGCACCGGCCGGTCCAGCCGGATCAACGACTGGCTCGAGGCGTACGGCTACCCGCGCGCGCCGATGCGGCGCATCGGCATCAAGCTCAACTACGCCACGGCCCGGATACCCCGCCCGGCCGGCCCGGACGTGTGGATCGCGACGTCGGTGGTCACGCCCGGGCCGGGGCGCACGGCCCGGCTCGGCTTCTTCACCCCGATCGAGCACGACCGCTGGAGTCTGCTCGTCGCCGGGTACGGCGACGACCGGCCCGGGCGGGACCCGGCGGACTTCCTGCGGCGCGTGCGGAGCCTGCCACCGGAGTTCGGCGCGGCCGTCGGCGACCCGGGGGAGGTCGGCGAGATCGCCACCTACCACCAGGCCGACAGCCGGCGGCGCGACTTCCACCTGCTCGACCGCTTCCCCGCGCGGCTGCTGGTCGCCGGTGACGCCGTCGCCTCCCTCAACCCCGCCTACGGCCACGGCATGAGCGCCGCCATGTTGCACGCCTCCTGTCTGTCGGCCTACCTGCGGAGCGGCCCGGACCTCACCCGGCCCGCCCGCTCCTACTTCGCGGACGTGGCGCTGGTCGTCGACGCGGCCTGGCAGAACTCCGCCATGATCGACGTGGCGCTGCCGCACGTGGACGGGCCGTACCCGCGCGGGTACCGGGCCGCCGCCTGGTTCAGCGACCGCGTCGTCGAGGCCGCCCGGCGGGACCCGCGGATCAACCGGGAGGTGAGCCTGGTGTCGTCGCTGCTCGCCCACCCGGCCGCGCTCTCCCGTCCGTCGTTCCTGCTGCGCGTGCTCACCGCCTGA
- a CDS encoding AfsR/SARP family transcriptional regulator has product MTVRLRFSALGPMRMWRDTEEIPVGSPQQQALLAALVLVQQRPLTAGELIRVLWHDDPPRTALGTVRTYLTRLRRLLDGTGAEIASLAGSYVLRGDRVSADVWRLDAAVIRAQRLLRGGDPEAALAALEDVLTGDTAEPLAGVPGRWAATQRMRLSDRRDTAIELRSTARLQIGDPTAEDLADLARLVDAHPLREGPRAVLMVALYRSGRQAEALATYRQGYELLRDELAVEPGPALQATHRRILLADPRLTVTGRPRWTSYPYGAGDLARSTGGGTHGR; this is encoded by the coding sequence ATGACAGTCAGACTCCGGTTCTCCGCCCTCGGCCCGATGCGCATGTGGCGCGACACCGAGGAGATCCCGGTCGGGTCCCCGCAGCAACAGGCCCTGCTGGCCGCGCTGGTGCTGGTGCAGCAGCGGCCGTTGACCGCCGGTGAGCTGATCCGGGTGCTCTGGCACGACGACCCGCCGCGCACCGCGCTCGGCACCGTCCGGACCTACCTGACCCGCCTGCGCCGCCTGCTCGACGGCACCGGCGCCGAGATCGCGAGCCTGGCCGGCAGCTACGTGCTGCGCGGCGATCGGGTCAGCGCGGACGTCTGGCGGCTGGACGCCGCCGTCATCCGCGCACAGCGGCTGTTGCGCGGCGGCGACCCGGAGGCCGCGCTCGCCGCGCTCGAGGACGTGCTCACCGGCGACACCGCCGAGCCGCTCGCCGGAGTCCCCGGGCGCTGGGCGGCGACCCAGCGCATGCGGCTGTCGGACCGGCGGGACACCGCCATCGAGCTGCGGTCCACGGCGCGGTTGCAGATCGGCGACCCGACCGCGGAGGATCTCGCCGACCTCGCCCGGCTGGTCGACGCGCACCCGCTGCGCGAGGGTCCCCGCGCGGTGCTGATGGTCGCGCTCTACCGGTCCGGCCGGCAGGCCGAGGCGCTGGCCACCTACCGGCAGGGCTACGAGCTGCTTCGCGACGAGCTCGCGGTCGAGCCGGGTCCGGCGTTGCAGGCCACGCACCGGCGAATTCTGCTCGCCGATCCGCGCCTGACGGTCACCGGGCGCCCGCGGTGGACGTCTTACCCGTATGGTGCGGGCGATCTCGCACGGTCGACGGGAGGCGGAACACATGGTCGATGA